In one Terriglobia bacterium genomic region, the following are encoded:
- a CDS encoding STAS domain-containing protein, with protein sequence MSLVLKPRRLDDVVILDLSGRITMGEGTLVLRGHIQKLLSAGDRKFLLNLADVNYIDSSGLGELVSSFTTVRNQGGLLKLLNLTTRVQDLLQITKLLTVFEVFNSEAEALKTMK encoded by the coding sequence CTCAAGCCGCGGCGCCTGGACGACGTCGTCATTTTAGATCTCAGCGGCCGCATTACCATGGGTGAGGGCACGCTTGTCCTGCGCGGACATATTCAGAAGCTGCTCAGCGCAGGCGACCGTAAATTTCTTCTGAATCTTGCGGACGTCAACTACATCGACAGCTCGGGCCTTGGCGAACTCGTCAGTTCGTTTACAACTGTCCGCAACCAGGGCGGGCTGCTCAAGCTGCTGAACCTCACAACCCGTGTGCAGGACCTGTTGCAGATCACAAAGCTGCTGACTGTGTTCGAAGTCTTCAACAGCGAGGCCGAAGCGCTGAAGACCATGAAGTAA